In the genome of Pan troglodytes isolate AG18354 chromosome 15, NHGRI_mPanTro3-v2.0_pri, whole genome shotgun sequence, one region contains:
- the LRP10 gene encoding low-density lipoprotein receptor-related protein 10, whose amino-acid sequence MLLATLLLLLLLLGGALAHPDRIIFPNHACEDPPAVLLEVQGTLQRPLVRDSRTSPANCTWLILGSKEQTVTIRFQKLHLACGSERLTLRSPLQPLISLCEAPPSPLQLPGGNVTITYSYAGARAPMGQGFLLSYSQDWLMCLQEEFQCLNHRCVSAVQRCDGVDACGDGSDEAGCSSDPFPGLTPRPVPSLPCNLTLEDFYGVFSSPGYTHLASVSHPQSCHWLLDPHDGRRLAVRFTALDLGFGDAVHVYDGPGPPESSRLLRSLTHFSNGKAVTVETLSGQAVVSYHTVAWSNGRGFNATYHVRGYCLPWDRPCGLGSGLGAGEGLGERCYSEAQRCDGSWDCADGTDEEDCPGCPPGHFPCGAAGTSGATACYLPADRCNYQTFCADGADERRCRHCQPGNFRCRDEKCVYETWVCDGQPDCADGSDEWDCSYVLPRKVITAAVIGSLVCGLLLVIALGCTCKLYAIRTQEYSIFAPLSRMEAEIVQQQAPPSYGQLIAQGAIPPVEDFPTENPNDNSVLGNLRSLLQILRQDMTPGGGPGARRRQRGRLMRRLVRRLRRWGLLPRTNTPARASEARSQVTPSAAPLEALDGGTGPAHEGGAVGGQDGEQAPPLPIKAPLPSASTSPAPTTVPEAPGPLPSLPLEPSLLSGVVQALRGRLLPSLGPPGPTRSPPGPHTAVLALEDEDDVLLVPLAEPGVWVAEAEDEPLLT is encoded by the exons ATGCTGTTggccaccctcctcctcctcctcctcctccttg GAGGCGCTCTGGCCCATCCAGACCGGATTATTTTTCCAAATCATG CTTGTGAGGACCCCCCAGCAGTGCTCTTAGAAGTGCAGGGCACCTTACAGAGGCCCCTGGTCCGGGACAGCCGCACCTCCCCTGCCAACTGCACCTGGCTTATCCTGGGCAGCAAGGAACAGACTGTCACCATCAG GTTCCAGAAGCTACACCTGGCCTGTGGCTCAGAGCGCTTAACCCTACGCTCCCCTCTCCAGCCACTGATCTCCCTGTGTGAGGCACCTCCCAGCCCTCTGCAGCTGCCCGGGGGCAACGTCACCATCACTTACAGCTATGCTGGGGCCAGAGCACCCATGGGCCAGGGCTTCCTGCTCTCCTACAGCCAAG ATTGGCTGATGTGCCTGCAGGAAGAGTTTCAGTGCCTGAACCACCGCTGTGTATCTGCTGTCCAGCGCTGTGATGGGGTTGATGCCTGTGGCGATGGCTCTGATGAAGCAGGTTGCAGCTCAGACCCCTTCCCTGGCCTGACCCCAAGACCCGTCCCCTCCCTGCCTTGCAATCTCACCTTGGAGGACTTCTATGGGGTCTTCTCCTCTCCTGGATATACACACCTAGCCTCAGTCTCCCACCCCCAGTCCTGCCATTGGCTGCTGGACCCCCATGATGGCCGGCGGCTGGCCGTGCGCTTCACAGCCCTGGACTTGGGCTTTGGAGATGCAGTGCATGTGTATGACGGCCCTGGGCCCCCTGAGAGCTCCCGACTACTGCGTAGTCTCACCCACTTCAGCAATGGCAAGGCTGTCACTGTGGAGACACTGTCTGGCCAGGCTGTTGTGTCCTACCACACAGTTGCTTGGAGCAATGGTCGTGGCTTCAATGCCACCTACCATGTGCGGGGCTATTGCTTGCCTTGGGACAGACCCTGTGGCTTAGGCTCTGGCCTGGGAGCTGGCGAAGGCCTAGGTGAGCGCTGCTACAGTGAGGCACAGCGCTGTGACGGCTCATGGGACTGTGCTGACGGCACAGATGAGGAGGACTGCCCAGGCTGCCCACCTGGACACTTCCCCTGCGGGGCTGCTGGCACCTCTGGTGCCACAGCCTGCTACCTGCCTGCTGACCGCTGCAACTACCAGACTTTCTGTGCCGATGGAGCAGATGAGAGACGCTGTCGGCATTGCCAGCCTGGCAATTTCCGATGCCGGGACGAGAAGTGCGTGTATGAGACATGGGTGTGCGATGGGCAGCCAGACTGTGCGGACGGCAGTGATGAGTGGGACTGCTCCTATGTTCTGCCCCGCAAGGTCATTACAGCTGCAGTCATTGGCAGCCTAGTGTGCGGCCTGCTCCTGGTCATCGCCCTGGGCTGCACCTGCAAGCTCTATGCCATTCGCACCCAGGAGTACAG CATCTTTGCCCCCCTCTCCCGGATGGAGGCTGAGATTGTGCAGCAGCAGGCACCCCCTTCCTACGGGCAGCTCATTGCCCAGGGTGCCATCCCACCTGTAGAAGACTTTCCTACAGAGAATCCTAATGAT AACTCAGTGCTGGGCAACCTGCGTTCTCTGCTACAGATCTTACGCCAGGATATGACTCCAGGAGGTGGCCCAGGTGCCCGCCGTCGTCAGCGGGGCCGCTTGATGCGACGCCTGGTACGCCGTCTCCGCCGCTGGGGCTTGCTCCCTCGAACCAACACCCCGGCTCGGGCCTCTGAGGCCAGATCCCAGGTCACACCTTCTGCTGCTCCCCTTGAGGCCCTAGATGGTGGCACAGGTCCAGCCCATGAGGGCGGGGCAGTGGGTGGGCAAGATGGGGAGCAGGCACCCCCACTGCCCATCAAGGCTCCCCTCCCATCTGCTAGCACGTCTCCAGCCCCCACTACTGTCCCTGAAGCCCCAGGGCCACTGCCCTCACTGCCCCTAGAGCCATCACTATTGTCTGGAGTGGTGCAGGCCCTGCGAGGCCgcctgttgcccagcctggggcCCCCAGGACCAACCCGGAGCCCCCCTGGACCCCACACAGCAGTCCTGGCCCTGGAAGATGAGGATGATGTGCTACTGGTGCCACTGGCTGAGCCGGGGGTGTGGGTAGCTGAGGCAGAGGATGAGCCACTGCTTACCTGA